The Oncorhynchus masou masou isolate Uvic2021 chromosome 14, UVic_Omas_1.1, whole genome shotgun sequence region TTACTTCATACTGGACGAAAACACTTCAGCCACAAGTTCATCCAACACTGGAAGTAGACAAAAGGGCCTCACAAAATATGTCAACTTGTTTCACAATGCATGCATTTAATCTGGATTTAAAATGGAGTGCCCTCAAATCAGATTCACACCTTAAAccccaggtgggtgcaattaaggGAGAAGACCAAACCAGCAGGCTCCAACCTCAGGgtgagttgaatacccctgctgTAGTGAACGTTACCATGTTAACCAATGTAGCATAGGGCAACGGCCAGCTTCGACAACTGGTGTATTGTCAAGTAACATCCAAAACGCAGTTAATACCTTACCATTTCAATGCAAATATTTTCTGCACAACTGTTGCCCAAACAGGCCCAAGTTAATGTCTACCAAAACATCACATCAGGCAAACCCCACATTGACACTTTCAGAACCTCCTACACAGAGGAATTGGGCTGACAAGTCAACCCACTGCTGCCCCCACCCCCAATCACAGGAGTGTACTCAAAGCTATAGGACACCCTGAAAGGTAATGCCTTAAACAGCATATACATAGCATCTTGCAAATAGTTAATTATTGAAATATTTTCCATAGCATGCCTTGCCATTTATGATACATTGAAGCTCCTTCACTAAATGCCCACATGCCCTGAACAGAAGCTAGGGGACATGACCAATTAATGCTTTATCAAACTTCCCCAGTCCCCTACTGACAAAGCCCCTGAACAGTTTCAAAGTACACTAGGAAGCATCATGTATTCTACACCATGATTTTTATTGACATGATTTTTAAGTGCTCTGAAGTCACAAAGTACATAAACAAATTCCAGATAAACAGCATTCAGAATGGGTTTGATTGATAGGTGAGGAGAAAACAATTCCAGTTTCATTTTATTTACTCATACAGGAAGCCATTTTGGCAGCTCTTGTACTCGACCATCTCCTCTGGCTTGAACCACAAGGCGATCTCCTTATTGGCACTGTCGAGGGAGTCACTGCCGTGGATGATGTTCCTTTAATGGCAAAATGAAACACAATCAGCAACTCCGCATCATGGGCTTGAGGTTTATTGGAACTAAAGTCAGCAGGGTATATTACATTTCTTAATACATGAGTTTGATTGTAGAAAATGCATTACATTCCTGTCTAATGATTGACACTTTCAGGTTGCACCGCTTGTTAGTTGAGCACTTAGTACTTGCCAAAGCAGATTCTGTATAAACAGGCATCAGTGTGACACATACCTTCCAAGCGTGATGCAGAAGTCTCCGCGGATGCTGCCGGGCTTGGAGTCAGCAGGGTTGGTCTCTCCCAGCATCAATCTACCGTTCTTCACAACGTTCAGGCCTTCCCAGATCTGAAAGCAAAGGAAGGTAAAATGGCGCATTGAGAGCAGAACGATTCATTATGTCACAACCACTGATCAAGAGTATAGGAAGTATTGTGTTCCGGTGGCTTTAGCAGTGAACCACTATGCATCTAGCAATGAGCAAGCATTTTCAAAGGGGCTGTGTGTAGAGCACGGGTCAGAAGGATGGTTACCATGGCAACAACGGGACCGGAGTGCATAAAGGCGCAAAGGCCGCCATAGAAGGGCATGTCCTTCAGGTCAATGTAGTGCTGCTTGACGTGGTCCTCAGATGCCTGCaatcacccccccaaaaaattgttCAAGGTCTCAAAATCAATAGTCCCAGTTAAATGCTGTTAAACCTATTAGATGCACTGCTGAATAGACAGATGTTCACATACCTGGATCATCTTCATGGCCACAAGCCTGAAGCCCCTCTGCTCAAAGCGCTTAATGATATCTCCCACAAGTCCCCTCTGGACACCATCAGGCTTGATGGCAATGAAGGTACGTTCGGTGTTGGACATGGTGCTGCAACAAGAGGATAGATATTGAGTAACTGAAAAAGGCAGTGGGCTGTCAGTGAAACACATTAACAATGGACAAATTGCCTAGTTTGTTGTCTTGGAGATTAAAACATCCATTTAAAATGAAATTCCTGAATTAGCTGGAATAAGACAGGCCACTGCACAACCTTTGATCAATGTACAGCGAGTCAATGTCACCTAGAATGCTATGGAGTGAACAGATGCACTGTAGCTAATGAATGTGGCAAGGACAGTACAAATCTATTCTCATCACCCGGAAAGTATTCCCACATGCCCATTCCACGCCTATGGGGTATTTGGTATGAACAATTTGCTTTCGTTGCCAATGTGCAACTCATGTTTCATACATGGACAAACGAGTTTGTTTTACTGGCATTGTAGCGTAGTTACTGGCGCATAAAGTGACCCCATGCTTTAGTTTTGTTAGGTTGAGCTCTATTAAAAGTAACGTTACCTACAGTCAACTGCAAACAGATGCTGCAGCAGTGTGAGTGTAGTGTTGAACTGTCCGCTGTAAACGTCACTTCAATGACTTATTAAAACAATTTAATTCATGAACCTTTACCTGTATTAAAACAGTCATCTAAGATCAACCACACCCTGCGGAACCATACGAATTGTGTAGTTACTTTAATTATTGCGTCGCGATTGACTGATTGTTGAATAGGCCTAGCGTTTGACAGCAAACGAAATGTAGCTGGTTAACTGGCCACGTCCAGATTTAATACAGATCTGTGCGTTTCACCGGTATTAAGATAACTTCCAAAAGCGAGCTAAGGACGCTAGCAGCGCCATGAACTTGAGCACATTCCATTGTTGAAAGCGGCCATATTTGGTACAGATGCCATGCCACATGGCCCGGCTTTCCACTGTCGTTACACGAAATAAAGTCCAAGTAGATTAGTCTAGCTTAATTGTAAAGCACTTCCCACCTACAACGGAGTTCATAGTAACAGATAATTGGCTTACGGTAACCTGTAAGGCTAAGCTTATTAGCCATGTGAATAAGCAAATTTCACCACGAAAATTAGTCACGTTGGGTGAAACTGAAATGCACAGCCCCGGTGGTGTTACCTAACGCGTTACATTTTCAATTCACTAGCTATAAAACTGCAAGTCATTGGTTTACGATTAGGATGGGAATTAACCGTCACTCGATGCATGTCAATTATCTGGCTAACTTGGTTGGGTAGAAACGGGCGAAGAACCACGCCGTTGCGTGGCATGCTAGCTAGCTCGTCAATGCGAAAGGCAGAACACAAGCGACGTCCACCAACTTCATAAAAAACATGAACGGAATAGAACGATAAAGAGAAGCGTAAAAACAAAACGCTGTGATTCAACGCAAAATGAAGGGCGTTGTGGCCCCACCATTCAAGCAGCATACCTTTAGAGTTGCGTTGTTGAGACTGACAGAAGACCCGTGAGACAACCGTTCTGGGAAGGGAACAATCAGTGAGGATGAGAAGATGTTGAGAGCTAGTTTATAAAGGCTGCTGGGTGAACGGGTGGGGCTTGGATGAGGTCAAAAATTGATTGACATGTTGCGTGCCTTTTAATCATCCATGTTCTTCTGCGCATTCTAGCGCAACAGTTAATGGGTTGCGTGATATCCACATGTGCTGTCAAATATTCGAGTCTAGACAATGGTTGATATCAGCACACTAACCAAAACGGTATCTGTTGCAAGGGGTGGTGGGTGGGTTTTGAAATGGGTggacatgttttatttttatcaAAGAAACAGGTGTAGGTGTAAATATATCAGAGCCTCACATTTTACAAACACACTATGAAACAATTTTCCTTTACATATTTTGGATGAGGTCTGCTTGTGGTGGCCGAAACATATGTTTTATGCTTGTGACTCCCGACAACTCCCGACAAGGCTGTTTTCATTGTAGATTTTGCCGCCACCTGCTGACTGTTGCCGCACAATGACGTCTGTGATGATCTATTACTATGATCTATTACGTCATAGGTGATCATGTTTGAAACAGATCAGATCACATTTGACCATTCGTTCAGACATCGGGTTGGTTTCGTTGGTGGTCGAAAATGTATTGTCCCGCATTTTATtgcaatgtatttatttaacctttatttaattgtatcatttttttaaacattcatTCGCGATACAACTGGAGAGAATATGGAGAAGAAATACATTGAGGTAGGTATTGTTTTTTTATAGAGATGTATTTTTATATATTAAACATTTTGAAAGGCAAGATAAGTCTTGCCATCTGccaaagtcagaaatagtgagTAATTGGGTAAAGGTGATCGCCAAGGTGACACTGTACATAGAGGACTTTCTGATGACATTCCCAGGGTCAGAGGTCAAAGGTTATATAACCTATTGATAAATAATTTAGGCTAATTAATGAGTTTGTGAAAGGTGATATGTAAAATCTCAGTCACAGGAGACtgaagcagagacagagatgcaggAGGCTGATCCAGAGTCAGCCGGCCCATATCAGTCAGAGGAGACTGAagcagagatagagatggaggaggctGATCCAGAATCAGCCGGCCCATCTCAGTCAGAGAAgactgaagcagagagagagatgcaggaggCTGTTCCAGAGTCAGTCGGCCCATCTCAGTCAGAAGAGACTGAAGCAAAGAGAAGAAGCAGGAGCCTGATCCAGAGTCAGCCGGCCCATCTCAGTCAGAGAAgactgaagcagagagagagaagcaggagcCTGATCCAGAGTCAGCCGGCCCATCTCAGTCAGAGAAgactgaagcagagagagagatgcaggaggCTGTTCCAGAGTCAGCCGGCCCATCTCAGTCAGAGAAgactgaagcagagagagagaagcaggagcCTGATCCAGAGTCAGCCGGCCCATCTCAGTCAGAGAAgactgaagcagagagagagatgcagaaggcTGATCGGGACTTAGCCGGCCCATCTAACACATGGGAGCCACAGCAGACTTTTCATTCCAACCTGTCCTTGGCCCGGAGAAGCTCCTCCTCTGAACTCAAATTCTCAGGGGAGGAGATGACTGAGAAGTAGGTTGCTCTTTGTCTTCCCCATACTTACCTCCTATTCTCTATGCTGTATGTTCTGCAACCGACCAAAGATCAAATCAGAGGGTGTGTTTGTGGTGTACATGTATATAGGCTTGTCCTGTAGAGGTCAAGGGTTAGTTCTAATAATTAACAGTACTCATCTATTTACCCCTTTTGCAGACAATGGATTCTCTTGACTGAGAATATGCATGAAAGGGTGAGTTAGTGTTAGCTCTGGAATTTTTAACATCAGGAAGATGGTAAAATATGCTCTGGGTACATACCAAATGGTTCCTTTTTacatatatagtgccctacttttgaccagaaccctatgggccctggtcaaaagtagggcactatttaaggagtcatttgggacacagtctagatcagggatgggcaactagCGGCCGCGGATCCTCTTTTGTAAGCCCATGGatcaataataaataataaaaataggAACTCAGTTGGGGTCTCAACTTATTGTTGAGAGTTCGAATAGTAGAATTCACAAGGTGCAATTACACACTGCAGGAAGGAACTCGAAAACTTCTCTCCACTGTCAAGAGGGGTTCTGCTAAAATCATTTGCCCGCAAAGTGGGGGGCAGGCCCAAACAAAACTTTACTTAAGGCCCCCAAAACGCAAGGGCCaactctgactgcatgtgtgggtatggatgtggatATGCAGACCCGCCAGCCACTGCAGCCCCTCATGATgatttcagatttttttgtggcccccTCCCCCATAAAAGTTGTCAATCCCTGGCCTAGATATTCTATTACAATACTACAGTAAATGTACCAGGAGCTGGCGAATCAGCACTTTGAATCAAGACAATGGGAACCTGGTGAGCAGGCTTCAAATCTCAAAAAcaaggtgtggggggggggggcttaaatGTCAACAGACTTAAGTGAATGTTAGATCTTGTTAGATTTTAGAACAACCTTTCCCGGCTATTCTTTTACTTTCCAGTTCACCGTAGTTGAGGCCTATGCTAAGTGCAAGAACATCGTGTCATGGGTGAAGGAGGCCTCTTCAACAATGGTGGTCCCTGCCCTTGATCTCAGCATGGATTTGCCCTGgacgccatcatcatcatcatcatcatcatcaacttCCTGCTCCTGGTCTTCAGTCGTAATCAATGTAGCAGATCTGACAGCAGCCTCCACATGCCGCAGTGTCAGATTCAGCCTTGGGCCAAGTCATGGGCCAAGCGAGGTCACTAGCCATAGAACCGGTGCAAGCACACGGAACCCaactcccttcccctccccactTTCGTATGTACCCCCTCAGAAGCTTATTTCTTCCATTAATGGTTGAAACCATTATTTTCTTCACTGTGTATAAATAATGACTTctctaaaaatgttttatttccactgaatacagatgtaggatcttaagattgctacagcaggaaaataatcctgcagcaacaggaaatgtgaattattatctggattataattaataggccgttttgtaggggttgatacttTTTTTGTCAGGGAAAATCAAGTCAGAAacttcaaagtggaaattacaaaattcagaagcctttttaaaccacaaatacactacacgttttaCATGTCCTATATTGCAGGaaggttctcctgcaacagggtgatcaaatgaagatcctacatctgtgtgACTTTAGTTGGATTTTTGATTAATTTGATTCCTTTGCTTCTTTCAAAAAACGTTTTTTAACCCGTGTTTGTGTCATAAATGTTTGTTATTGTCATTGTTACCATATCTCTGTTGTGGGGCCCTCTTCAGCTCagaggagaatgaggaagaggatgacAACCCAAGAAGATTTTGTTCAGCGTCTGAGGACGGAGATAGAGAGGATTGGGATAGACCCCGCTCAGACCCACTGAGGTCTGTGTTTGGACTGTCTCACAGCTTCATCTTCAGTCATGTTCACAGAGACTCCCACAGGTCCCTGAGTGAGGTCATACTGCCATCCATCCAGAGGAGACCGAAGAAGATGAGGCCTATTATTCTGTCTGCGGACACCAGGCTGATCATGGCCATTGTGGAGATCATTATCAAACAGATCAATGCCAGACTAGGCCAGCTCGCGCTGAAAGGAGGTGCCAGTCAGGGAGCCGAAGCTCCTTCAACGAGCATCAGCTCAGCGAGCAGTCAGTTTGCTGAACAGATGCTGCGGACAATCACAACCACAATGAATGGCCATACCATGGGACAGATGGTGCTCACTCGGCTGTCTGGAAAGTCCCCTCTGGACATTGAGAGGAGGCTTGAGACCGAGTTAGGACCACTGGCAGGTCTGATCATTGTTGCAACCATCAGCAGCATCCAGACGGCGAAGAGCAACGCTCAGACAGGACATGAGGTTCGGGTGTCCTCCCCTTTCACCTACTTCCTGTCAGCGGTGTCAGCCGAGGTGCAGAGTCTGGTGCTCCAGAGATCAGGGACCAGGAtgtcagccagacagtcaggCAGCGACCACCTGCTGAACCTGTCTCGGGCGAAGATCACCAGGGCCGTCGAGCTGAAAATGGCTGAAATGCACGGCGGATCCCTGTGGAATTGGACCCTGACAGAACAGAATATCCAGCCACGTCATGACAGAATCACTGCCATGTCCAGTGATTTGGTGGATTTGGTGGTCGATGATACCCTGGAGGCCCTTGGATATCTAGAGAACCAGGCATTATCCGGGCCCCAGACCACTGGCTCTCCGACAGGGATTGAAGGCCTCGACATTGATGGTGTGGCAAGGGACATGGTCCGGAAAGCTGCACAAAAACTCAAGGCCTCCATGTCTGAGTTTGAGCTGGAGCGGGGATCCAGATCCTCACAGGGCAGCAGTGGTCCCTCGAACCACTCACCTCTGTCTCGCTCCCACTCCGACCTAAGGATGCTGTGTGTCCGGTCAGCAGTGGCAGTCAGAACTTCCCTGCAAGTGATAAAAACAGAGCTTGACAGCAACTCAGAGGAGTTCTTTGATCCGTGCCAGACGGCTAGAAACCTTCTAGCACGTCTAGCGTTGAGTGTCGAGAGCATCGACAATCTGGAGATTGGTGAGATGCTCCAGGGCCGCTCAGCAATCATGGAGCCGGAGGCTATGAGAGAACACCCAGACATATCTTCCACTGCCATCTACCATTCCCTGCTCATTGATTGTCCATTCCCACCATCAGAAAGGGTACAGGAAACAATTATCCTAAGCCATTCACTCATTGCACAGGATGTGACCACACAGGGAGAAAAGCAGCGTCCTGCTGACCTTCAGACCGACAGCCTAACGGCAGAATACCTTGCCAAGGCACAACAGGTAGTGACTCAGGTCATAAGAGATGCTTCTTTGACCGTGGACATCCTGTCAGCCCACGTCTCCTCAAGGAACATTGCTGAGGCCTCAACTAGCATTCTTGAGTCCCTTCTAGTGGACTTAAACGAGGCAGTTGAGGTGAGTAGGGCAGGGGGGAGCAAGTTCTGGGAACAGGTCCAGTTATCCTCCCAGAAACTTTACAGCACAGCTATGGACAAACTGGAGAGTTTGTACACTGGTTGCCACCTCACCAATGAGCGAGACCACCAGGATACCCATGTAACCGCTGACAAAATCCAGGACATGGAAGTGTCTACCAACAATGACCTCAAAGACCCAACAGTTGCAGTCAGCCAGGAGTCAGTCAGACGCAGCGCCAAGAAGATCCTCACAAAGGTTCTGAATGTGATCAAGGCCGGAGTAGCTGGCTCAGAGCACTCATCTATGAGCGAGCAGATGGCCGAAAATTGTCAACTGGCCACGGAGATGTTGGACTCCATTCTGAACAGACTAGAAGATGATGAGCCTGATGTGGGTGAAGAGGATCATCTTCATGTGATGTCGGTCCGTGATGTCTACCAGGATGTCTCATCTAAAACCTCTCAGGTTTG contains the following coding sequences:
- the LOC135553982 gene encoding nucleoside diphosphate kinase A-like, which codes for MSNTERTFIAIKPDGVQRGLVGDIIKRFEQRGFRLVAMKMIQASEDHVKQHYIDLKDMPFYGGLCAFMHSGPVVAMIWEGLNVVKNGRLMLGETNPADSKPGSIRGDFCITLGRNIIHGSDSLDSANKEIALWFKPEEMVEYKSCQNGFLYE